A part of Sediminispirochaeta bajacaliforniensis DSM 16054 genomic DNA contains:
- a CDS encoding PAS domain S-box protein, which translates to MGNKEPRNILLVDSDGIIASTGKELLQRHGHRVTTAQTGRQAVTIISAHEEIEIVLTEIDIDRSMNGAETARQILALRELPILFLTDRRDKEALDLIRDIPSYGYILKASGEYVLIKVLNMAYDFFRTQKELVKKERLYRWVADNSSDGIAVIENHKTNFVSPAYLHMLGCTSLDDREISLDDLFKRVHPDDLPRVKNNIAAAIANGSKRLRHRYRIIKPDGSYAWIEDNVALFYHNGQYQFSIINGRDVTEYQLARERLSAKEREYRSLFEGAIHPIIIFDSNGVIVDLNQAAAEDVGATKEHLAGKAITSLFPGFSGVLLDRIRNCLQANKKMEYTDTVKCSEGDERHYTNIFQPTPYEAGKQRLVQLFAYDITQHKNAEIALRKSEERFSYAMEASNDGLWDWTLSSNEVYFSPACEAIVGYKPGTLPRTIASWTNMLHPEDRPAAIQAHRDCIDNKSDTFRLEQRIVSKDGTLRWILSKGKAVERDKSGKALRLVAVHTDITERKQVEEKLRKALDEKDALMREMNHRIKNNLAMVSSLISLKEFSMGPNSDLSDIRSQLEAIRTIHDKLSRSNSTLNIKLKEYITDLLTPLFLTAANMEVALHIDVPELLIPAKTGVAIGLIINEVATNAVKHGFIPSEKAEFSVVLKRLEASDDFLLILSNSGRSFPKEIDFDNSQTLGLQLIRSLTEQLGGEVELRREPWTKFLITIPRQVLGSSQ; encoded by the coding sequence GTGGGAAACAAGGAGCCTCGGAATATTCTTCTGGTGGATAGCGATGGAATTATCGCATCGACCGGAAAAGAACTCCTTCAGCGGCACGGCCATAGGGTTACCACAGCACAAACAGGCCGGCAAGCCGTTACCATAATCAGCGCCCATGAAGAAATAGAGATCGTCTTAACGGAGATTGATATCGATAGATCGATGAATGGGGCAGAGACAGCCCGTCAGATTCTTGCGCTCAGGGAACTGCCTATCCTTTTTCTAACAGACAGGCGAGACAAAGAAGCCCTTGACCTGATACGTGATATACCAAGTTATGGCTACATTCTCAAAGCATCCGGTGAATATGTTCTTATCAAGGTCCTGAACATGGCGTACGACTTCTTCCGAACCCAAAAAGAGCTCGTAAAAAAAGAACGCCTTTATCGTTGGGTAGCAGACAACAGCAGCGATGGTATTGCCGTTATCGAAAATCATAAAACAAATTTTGTATCTCCGGCCTATTTACACATGCTGGGATGTACATCACTGGACGATCGCGAGATATCCCTAGACGATCTGTTCAAACGCGTTCATCCTGACGATCTGCCGAGAGTAAAAAACAATATCGCAGCCGCAATCGCAAACGGAAGCAAGCGCCTACGACATCGCTACAGGATCATCAAGCCAGATGGTTCATATGCATGGATCGAGGATAATGTAGCACTATTCTATCATAACGGGCAATATCAATTTTCTATTATCAATGGAAGAGATGTGACTGAGTACCAGCTTGCGCGAGAGCGGCTCTCGGCAAAAGAGCGAGAGTACCGATCGCTTTTTGAAGGGGCCATTCACCCTATTATTATCTTCGACAGCAACGGGGTTATCGTCGATCTGAATCAGGCGGCGGCGGAAGATGTGGGAGCAACGAAAGAACATCTTGCAGGCAAGGCCATTACTTCACTTTTTCCCGGCTTTTCCGGGGTATTGCTTGATCGTATTCGCAACTGCTTACAAGCAAATAAAAAGATGGAATATACCGACACCGTGAAGTGTTCGGAAGGAGATGAACGACATTACACGAATATCTTTCAACCAACCCCGTACGAAGCGGGAAAACAGCGACTCGTTCAGCTCTTTGCCTACGATATCACCCAACATAAAAACGCAGAAATCGCCCTGCGAAAGAGTGAAGAACGGTTTAGCTATGCAATGGAAGCATCAAACGATGGCTTATGGGACTGGACCCTTTCCTCCAACGAGGTGTACTTCAGTCCCGCTTGCGAAGCAATAGTAGGCTATAAGCCCGGAACCCTGCCGCGAACCATTGCCTCATGGACAAATATGCTCCACCCTGAAGACCGGCCCGCAGCAATTCAGGCACACCGCGATTGCATTGATAATAAAAGTGATACCTTCCGGCTTGAACAAAGGATAGTAAGCAAGGACGGAACCCTGCGGTGGATACTCTCAAAAGGCAAAGCCGTGGAACGGGATAAGAGCGGCAAAGCCCTCAGGCTTGTTGCCGTACATACCGATATAACCGAACGAAAACAAGTAGAAGAAAAACTGCGAAAGGCCCTGGATGAGAAAGACGCACTCATGAGGGAGATGAACCACCGAATCAAGAACAATCTTGCAATGGTCTCTTCCCTCATCAGCCTTAAAGAGTTCTCCATGGGACCCAACAGCGATCTTTCGGATATCCGTTCCCAGCTTGAAGCGATCCGGACCATTCACGATAAATTGAGCCGTTCCAACAGTACGCTCAATATTAAGCTAAAAGAGTATATAACGGACCTCCTCACCCCGCTCTTTTTGACGGCTGCAAATATGGAAGTGGCATTGCACATCGATGTCCCTGAACTTCTCATTCCGGCAAAGACCGGAGTAGCCATAGGGCTTATCATTAACGAAGTAGCCACAAATGCCGTCAAACACGGTTTCATCCCTTCAGAAAAAGCTGAGTTCTCCGTCGTGCTGAAAAGGCTTGAAGCCTCGGATGATTTTCTGCTGATTCTTTCAAACAGCGGACGATCTTTCCCCAAAGAGATCGACTTTGATAACAGCCAAACACTCGGATTACAGTTAATCCGTAGCCTGACCGAACAACTGGGAGGAGAGGTAGAACTACGAAGGGAGCCATGGACCAAATTTCTGATAACTATTCCCCGACAGGTACTTGGCAGCAGTCAATAA
- the carA gene encoding glutamine-hydrolyzing carbamoyl-phosphate synthase small subunit produces MSNTLLLLSDGSWFPGNGFGSPAPLLDDVPKETSKNAAGEVVFNTSMSGYHEMVTDPSYAGQILVFTSAHIGNYGCDEDWSETGVSIDRNERFRPKAAAVVVRNLYSGPIPAGRISFSHFLESYGICGICGVDTRALTISLRDGGSRNGMLFRLNEDARFPSDSWLDGALKRVRAIPSMEGQALARKSGTEKGPAAVEKNFSANEAKVRVALIDYGVKGGIIRELKRCGSDVVVLSSVSTAEEVLSLHPDGVLLSNGPGDPAVLDREIATVAGLVGKVPVFGICLGHQLLATALGGKTRKMAFGHHGANHPVREMATGRVYVTSQNHGFEVDPDSLPEDVVVSHVNANDGSVEGIMHKHLAASSVQFHPEASPGPREATILFDRWIDTLLQNKNEVHP; encoded by the coding sequence GTGAGCAACACGCTGCTTTTACTGAGCGACGGAAGCTGGTTTCCGGGTAATGGTTTTGGATCCCCTGCTCCGTTGCTGGATGATGTTCCGAAGGAAACAAGCAAAAACGCTGCTGGAGAGGTTGTGTTTAATACCAGCATGAGCGGGTATCATGAGATGGTAACCGATCCTTCCTATGCGGGGCAGATTCTTGTTTTTACCTCTGCCCATATTGGCAACTACGGCTGTGATGAAGATTGGAGTGAGACCGGTGTTTCTATTGATCGAAATGAGCGTTTTCGTCCAAAGGCCGCTGCGGTTGTCGTCAGAAATCTCTACAGCGGACCGATCCCGGCCGGTCGAATCTCCTTTTCTCATTTTCTTGAGAGCTACGGCATCTGCGGAATTTGCGGCGTGGATACCAGGGCTTTGACCATCAGCCTGCGGGATGGAGGAAGCCGCAACGGAATGCTTTTTCGCCTCAATGAAGACGCCCGGTTCCCTTCCGATAGCTGGCTTGATGGGGCCCTGAAGCGCGTCAGGGCCATCCCTTCCATGGAGGGGCAGGCTCTTGCGCGCAAAAGCGGAACGGAGAAAGGGCCTGCGGCCGTCGAAAAGAATTTTTCTGCGAACGAGGCGAAGGTTAGGGTCGCTTTGATTGATTACGGGGTGAAGGGCGGTATCATTCGGGAGTTGAAGCGTTGCGGTTCCGACGTTGTTGTTCTTTCCTCTGTTTCAACTGCGGAAGAAGTACTTTCTCTGCATCCAGATGGTGTGCTCTTATCAAATGGTCCTGGTGATCCTGCAGTTCTCGATCGTGAGATTGCAACTGTTGCCGGTCTTGTCGGCAAGGTTCCCGTTTTCGGAATTTGCCTGGGACACCAGCTCCTCGCCACGGCCCTGGGAGGTAAGACAAGAAAGATGGCCTTTGGCCATCACGGCGCTAATCATCCCGTACGGGAGATGGCCACGGGACGTGTCTATGTGACGAGCCAGAATCACGGCTTTGAGGTCGATCCCGATTCTCTTCCCGAAGATGTTGTGGTGAGCCATGTGAATGCCAACGATGGATCGGTTGAAGGTATCATGCATAAACATCTGGCAGCCTCATCCGTTCAGTTCCATCCCGAGGCCTCTCCGGGACCGAGAGAGGCGACGATCCTATTCGATCGCTGGATCGATACGCTTTTACAGAATAAAAACGAGGTGCACCCATGA
- the carB gene encoding carbamoyl-phosphate synthase large subunit gives MSAREDIHTILIIGSGPIVIGQACEFDYSGNQAVRALKEEGYRVVLVNPNPATVMTTPGSADAIYLEPLSLESLTVIIERERPDALLSTMGGQTALNLAGELARAGVLERFGVEIIGASMESIDLAEDRGRFKEVVASLGLESPVSVLCREMHEGLAFAEQTGFPLIVRPSFTLGGKGGGVANSLEELESLLAESLRESPVGTALVEESLIGWREFELEVMRDKADNAVVVCSIENVDPMGVHTGDSVTVAPAQTLTEIEYQRMRTAAIDILRAVGVDCGGSNVQFAMPKDGERMVVIEMNPRVSRSSALASKATGFPIARCSAKLAVGYTLDEVLNEITGKTASCFEPVLDYCAVKVPRFETAKFPSGYQLLGTRMKSVGEALALGRSFLEALNKAFRSLEEGHEGLEPFESPELIADADRILASPHPKRLRAALTLLGQGRSIEAVSSVSGFHSWFLSQLLEQSGLEQQIAAGGLSSDGEGGDLLLSAKRMGLSDRRIAGLAGLEPAAISALRKRSDIRPSYHLVDTCSGEFAAQTPYFYSTWGEKDEGGFLEGSRRVLILASGPNRIGQGLEFDTCCTMASAAWRNRGVGTIMVNANPETVSTDYNSSDRLYLEPLAAEEVLSIMDKEQIRDVVVQLGGQTPLNLAEELEAAGANIIGTASSSISRAEGRGSFADLVRKLGLRQPDNRSASTAAGIRDAAADLGYPVLLRPSFVLGGRSMYIAYGPEELEAFLETKPPMSASRPILVDRFLEDAFEYDLDAVSDGQSIYIGGIMQHIEAAGVHSGDSAAVFPAWKQLPEMHRQMRQAALIIARELPIVGFLNIQFAVRDGELYLIEVNPRASRTVPFLSKASGVDLLDLAVGIWSGETLSSQGVIGEGGIGEGHCVVGWAVKEAVFSSERFPDFDPLLGPEMRSTGEVAGFGADFGEAFAKAEIAAGNILPVDGTVFVSVNRRDRRTILPTVRRLADMGFRIAATRGTAWDLFRNGIMSEVILKVHEGHPNIIDHLRRGTIALVINTPMGSNARRGDDEIRSEAMRLHIPYTTTTSAAEAAAEAIARLRREPLIPRKLPEFSK, from the coding sequence ATGAGCGCGAGAGAGGATATACATACTATTTTGATCATCGGCAGCGGCCCTATCGTCATCGGCCAGGCCTGTGAGTTCGACTATTCCGGAAACCAGGCGGTCAGGGCCCTCAAGGAAGAGGGGTATCGTGTCGTTCTGGTAAATCCGAATCCCGCCACGGTTATGACAACACCGGGTAGTGCCGATGCCATTTACCTCGAACCCCTAAGCCTTGAGAGCCTGACCGTGATCATTGAGAGGGAGCGTCCCGACGCTTTACTGAGCACCATGGGGGGGCAAACCGCCCTCAACCTTGCCGGCGAGCTTGCTCGTGCCGGGGTCCTCGAACGCTTCGGCGTCGAGATTATCGGTGCTTCTATGGAGTCCATCGATTTGGCCGAAGACCGGGGCCGTTTTAAGGAGGTTGTTGCCTCCCTCGGCCTTGAGTCTCCCGTTTCCGTCCTGTGCCGAGAGATGCATGAGGGACTTGCCTTTGCCGAACAGACGGGCTTTCCTTTGATTGTTCGTCCCAGTTTCACCCTGGGAGGCAAGGGAGGAGGGGTTGCGAATAGCCTGGAGGAGTTGGAGAGTCTCCTCGCCGAATCCCTGCGGGAGAGTCCCGTGGGTACCGCCCTTGTTGAGGAATCGCTTATCGGCTGGCGGGAATTCGAATTGGAAGTGATGCGGGATAAGGCCGACAACGCGGTAGTCGTCTGCTCCATCGAAAATGTCGATCCCATGGGGGTGCATACCGGGGACAGCGTGACGGTTGCCCCGGCCCAAACCCTTACCGAGATAGAGTACCAGCGTATGCGGACCGCTGCCATCGATATTCTTCGTGCCGTTGGTGTGGACTGCGGCGGCAGTAACGTACAATTCGCCATGCCGAAGGATGGTGAGCGCATGGTTGTGATCGAGATGAACCCTCGAGTCTCCCGTTCCTCGGCCCTTGCCAGCAAAGCCACCGGCTTTCCTATCGCCCGCTGTTCGGCGAAGCTCGCCGTCGGTTACACCCTTGATGAGGTCCTCAATGAGATTACGGGAAAGACGGCAAGCTGTTTCGAGCCTGTACTCGATTACTGTGCCGTCAAAGTCCCCCGGTTTGAAACCGCCAAATTCCCTTCCGGCTACCAGCTCCTCGGTACCAGGATGAAAAGCGTGGGAGAGGCCCTTGCCCTTGGCCGCTCTTTCCTGGAAGCCCTTAATAAGGCCTTCCGCTCCCTCGAAGAGGGACATGAGGGGCTGGAACCCTTTGAATCTCCTGAGCTGATCGCCGATGCCGACAGGATCCTTGCCTCTCCGCACCCAAAGCGACTTCGCGCCGCCCTGACGCTTTTGGGACAGGGCCGGTCCATTGAAGCGGTCTCTTCCGTCAGCGGCTTTCATTCCTGGTTCCTTTCCCAACTCCTCGAGCAGAGCGGCTTGGAACAGCAGATTGCCGCCGGAGGGCTTTCATCGGACGGGGAGGGGGGCGATCTGCTTCTTTCCGCAAAGCGCATGGGGCTCAGCGATCGCCGGATTGCCGGGCTTGCGGGGCTGGAACCTGCTGCAATCTCTGCACTGCGAAAGCGCAGCGATATACGGCCTTCCTACCACCTGGTTGATACCTGTTCGGGAGAGTTCGCTGCCCAGACCCCCTATTTCTACTCGACCTGGGGAGAGAAGGATGAAGGAGGCTTTCTCGAAGGCTCTCGCCGGGTCCTGATCCTTGCATCGGGACCAAACAGAATCGGGCAGGGACTGGAGTTCGATACCTGCTGCACCATGGCATCGGCTGCCTGGAGGAACCGCGGGGTTGGTACCATCATGGTAAATGCAAATCCCGAAACCGTCTCCACCGACTACAACAGTTCGGATCGGCTTTACCTTGAGCCCCTTGCTGCGGAAGAGGTGCTCTCCATTATGGACAAAGAGCAGATTCGCGATGTTGTGGTACAGCTCGGGGGACAAACCCCGCTTAACCTTGCTGAAGAACTTGAGGCCGCCGGTGCAAACATTATCGGAACGGCATCGTCCTCTATTTCAAGGGCCGAAGGGCGGGGCTCCTTTGCGGACCTGGTTCGCAAGCTGGGACTTCGGCAGCCCGATAACCGGAGCGCTTCGACCGCTGCCGGGATACGGGATGCTGCGGCGGATCTTGGCTATCCGGTTTTGCTGCGCCCCTCCTTTGTCCTCGGCGGAAGAAGCATGTATATCGCCTACGGCCCTGAAGAGCTTGAAGCCTTTCTGGAAACCAAGCCCCCGATGAGCGCTTCCCGCCCCATTCTTGTCGATCGTTTTCTTGAGGATGCCTTTGAGTATGACCTTGATGCGGTCAGCGACGGCCAGTCGATCTATATTGGGGGGATCATGCAGCACATCGAGGCGGCTGGGGTTCATTCGGGAGATTCCGCTGCCGTCTTTCCTGCCTGGAAGCAGCTGCCTGAGATGCACCGTCAGATGAGGCAGGCCGCCCTCATAATCGCCCGGGAGCTCCCGATCGTCGGCTTCCTCAATATCCAGTTCGCCGTGAGGGACGGAGAGCTCTACCTTATAGAAGTTAACCCCCGCGCCTCACGTACCGTTCCGTTCCTTTCCAAGGCCTCCGGGGTCGACCTGCTCGATCTGGCCGTGGGAATTTGGAGCGGCGAAACTCTTTCCTCTCAGGGTGTCATCGGAGAAGGCGGCATCGGTGAGGGGCACTGTGTCGTCGGATGGGCGGTGAAAGAGGCCGTTTTTTCAAGTGAACGATTTCCGGATTTTGACCCCCTGCTCGGGCCTGAAATGCGTTCGACAGGTGAGGTCGCCGGCTTCGGTGCCGATTTCGGCGAGGCCTTTGCAAAGGCGGAAATCGCGGCCGGAAACATTCTGCCGGTCGATGGAACCGTCTTTGTTTCCGTCAACAGACGGGACAGGAGAACCATACTTCCCACTGTCCGCCGACTTGCGGATATGGGCTTTCGAATAGCCGCTACCCGTGGGACCGCCTGGGACCTTTTTCGCAACGGCATCATGAGCGAGGTCATTCTGAAGGTCCATGAAGGCCACCCCAACATCATCGACCACCTTCGAAGGGGAACGATAGCCTTGGTGATAAATACCCCCATGGGAAGCAATGCACGGCGTGGTGACGATGAGATTAGAAGTGAGGCCATGCGTCTTCATATTCCCTATACGACGACCACGAGTGCGGCAGAAGCCGCCGCCGAGGCCATTGCCCGCTTGAGAAGGGAACCGTTGATACCACGAAAGCTGCCGGAATTTAGCAAGTAG
- a CDS encoding LacI family DNA-binding transcriptional regulator, with protein sequence MPVRLIDIAHLMGVSKSTVSRALQGSPRVKEETRRLIMEKAREMNYRPNSLAKAMATKKSGIIGFLMYRKSPPYVAHTFFGPVLDGAIAQAAEQGYHIILAAADDIENTFDEYFIQDSIDGAMIVSFYPNEVIKEFEKRKIPLVVINNVVDSKKNTFIIDDNYQGACSIMEHLIKERGHTKIVHINEDLNHPSFSIRYRAYLDMHKRYNIPVFSEPYRAKHTTFQEGISMMQRILHQRDLPTAVFAATDTLALGAIHAIQREGLNVPKDIAVAGYDDIEAAAMSNPALTTIAVDRGQIGRAAVQSLIQQIADSEKTGRIITINNQLIIREST encoded by the coding sequence ATGCCTGTTAGATTAATTGATATTGCCCATCTCATGGGGGTTTCGAAGTCGACTGTGTCCCGGGCGCTCCAGGGGTCCCCACGCGTAAAAGAAGAGACCAGGCGTCTGATCATGGAAAAAGCTCGGGAAATGAATTATCGTCCCAACTCGCTGGCAAAGGCAATGGCAACAAAGAAATCCGGCATCATAGGATTTCTTATGTACAGAAAATCTCCGCCATATGTTGCACACACATTCTTCGGCCCCGTACTTGACGGCGCAATAGCACAAGCGGCGGAACAAGGTTATCACATTATCCTTGCCGCAGCAGACGATATAGAAAACACCTTTGATGAATACTTCATACAGGACAGCATAGATGGGGCAATGATCGTCTCATTTTATCCCAATGAGGTTATTAAGGAATTCGAAAAGAGAAAAATACCACTGGTTGTCATCAACAACGTAGTGGATTCCAAGAAAAATACATTCATTATCGACGATAATTACCAAGGCGCCTGCAGCATCATGGAACATCTTATAAAGGAGCGGGGGCATACCAAGATTGTGCATATCAACGAAGACCTGAACCACCCAAGTTTCAGCATCAGATATCGTGCGTATCTCGATATGCATAAGCGGTACAATATTCCCGTATTCTCAGAACCCTATCGAGCAAAACACACGACTTTCCAGGAAGGAATCAGCATGATGCAAAGGATCCTTCATCAAAGGGATCTTCCCACCGCTGTTTTTGCGGCAACAGATACCCTGGCCCTCGGAGCCATTCATGCAATACAAAGAGAAGGTCTCAACGTTCCGAAAGATATCGCCGTGGCAGGCTATGATGATATTGAAGCCGCCGCAATGAGCAATCCGGCACTAACGACAATAGCCGTCGACAGGGGGCAAATCGGCAGGGCCGCAGTACAGTCGCTTATACAACAGATCGCCGATTCGGAAAAAACAGGCCGGATCATTACCATAAACAATCAATTAATCATCCGCGAGTCCACATAG
- a CDS encoding glycerophosphodiester phosphodiesterase — MDGPMITGHTGNDGTKDNSLEAAQKSIALGADAFEVDVRRDKNSVLILSHNEWEQNGYGSHPQLSEIFELLRHHPEIRINCDLKEDNLPLEVISLASRFGIGSDRLILTGLITLPYLEKHPEITKMSTVYLNAENILESVYFQLVRSEALQPSHQSFYARPWKYLLERIPGITPHIGLISEMCLRHKVRGVNVPYQYLKDENIDDLKKKGIPLSVWTVNDENELVRFLSCRVENVTTRKVVMAKAIRKHLLGF; from the coding sequence ATGGATGGTCCGATGATAACTGGGCATACGGGAAACGACGGAACAAAAGATAATTCTCTTGAGGCGGCCCAAAAGAGTATTGCCCTGGGTGCCGACGCTTTTGAGGTTGATGTTCGTAGAGATAAGAATTCCGTTTTGATACTTTCGCACAATGAATGGGAACAGAATGGTTATGGTTCACATCCTCAGTTATCGGAGATATTTGAATTACTTCGGCACCATCCCGAAATTCGCATAAACTGTGACCTTAAGGAGGATAACCTTCCCCTTGAAGTGATCTCCTTAGCTTCCCGTTTCGGTATAGGTTCAGATCGTCTGATCCTGACCGGGCTCATTACGCTCCCATATCTTGAAAAGCACCCGGAAATTACGAAGATGTCCACCGTTTACCTGAATGCCGAGAATATTCTTGAATCTGTCTATTTCCAGCTTGTTCGCAGTGAAGCGCTACAGCCATCGCATCAAAGCTTTTATGCCAGGCCGTGGAAATACTTACTTGAACGTATTCCCGGTATCACTCCCCATATCGGTCTTATTTCGGAGATGTGCCTGAGGCACAAAGTCAGGGGAGTCAACGTTCCGTACCAATATTTGAAAGATGAAAACATAGACGATTTAAAAAAGAAGGGCATTCCCCTCTCGGTTTGGACGGTTAATGATGAAAACGAGCTTGTTCGATTCCTTTCCTGCAGGGTGGAAAATGTAACGACGCGAAAGGTCGTCATGGCAAAAGCAATCAGAAAGCATCTTTTGGGATTTTAG
- a CDS encoding ABC transporter permease — MKAYEKVVVQVMKFLNPKRWVHMMGYRKFIEFMVLIVFILFFYGPLLHMFMLAFADTYEVPWVLPRTFGLKWWAYVLSQKSLVSSISLSFIIAFITTALSLAICLPAAYVLARYDFPGRKIVMLSFLLGNAFPHLGLFISMGIIFYKINLMGTFLGVLLIHMLGSMMLMIWLPAGAFRSIPRQQEEAARDAGAGPIRTFFHVTLPMAWPGIAVAAMFTFIASLGENQGTLLVGLPRYRTMPVEMYGVILDYPATAGAVFALILIIPNLILLLLLRKYVGADTISKGFKME; from the coding sequence ATGAAAGCGTATGAAAAGGTGGTGGTCCAGGTTATGAAGTTCCTAAATCCGAAACGGTGGGTTCACATGATGGGATACAGAAAATTCATCGAATTCATGGTTCTTATTGTGTTTATTCTTTTTTTCTATGGTCCGCTGTTGCATATGTTCATGCTGGCATTTGCGGATACATATGAGGTACCGTGGGTTCTGCCGAGAACGTTCGGCCTGAAGTGGTGGGCATATGTATTAAGTCAGAAAAGCCTTGTAAGTTCCATCTCTTTGTCGTTTATCATTGCTTTTATTACAACTGCTCTTTCTCTTGCAATATGTCTCCCCGCCGCCTATGTCCTTGCCCGATATGATTTTCCGGGAAGGAAAATCGTCATGCTGTCGTTTCTGCTCGGGAATGCCTTTCCCCATCTTGGTCTCTTTATTTCCATGGGAATCATATTTTATAAAATCAATCTAATGGGCACCTTCCTTGGGGTCCTTCTGATTCATATGCTCGGTTCGATGATGTTGATGATATGGTTGCCTGCGGGGGCCTTTCGCAGCATACCACGGCAGCAGGAGGAAGCAGCAAGGGATGCCGGTGCCGGTCCCATACGCACGTTTTTTCATGTGACGCTTCCCATGGCCTGGCCGGGTATTGCGGTTGCCGCAATGTTTACTTTTATCGCATCGCTTGGGGAGAACCAGGGAACGCTTCTCGTCGGTCTTCCCAGATATCGAACAATGCCGGTGGAAATGTACGGTGTGATTCTTGATTATCCGGCAACGGCAGGTGCCGTTTTCGCGCTTATTCTTATTATTCCGAACCTTATCCTCCTGTTGCTGCTGAGGAAATATGTCGGCGCAGACACGATTTCAAAAGGCTTCAAGATGGAATAG
- a CDS encoding ABC transporter ATP-binding protein, which produces MTNEVKLEIRNMTKKYKNGDGVENINLKVKTGELVTLLGPSGCGKTTILRTIGGFLECTEGSVLIDDKNIEHLPPERRPTAMVFQSYNLWPHMTVYENMEFGLKLRKIPKVERRRQIMAMMELVKITGMEKKYPGQMSGGQQQRVAIARSLLLKPDVLLLDEPFSALDAKIRSQMREELRKIQLDLNITVVFVTHDQEEAMALSDRIVVMNKGSFEQVGTPAEIYDKPINHYVADFIGDMNFIEMEDKTIAVRPEYITIVSSEAGGIAGTIRAVMILGHYSEVTLDTEYGILKSFIVGESAEQFHPGKKVSLSYSKSIEFSRRKGG; this is translated from the coding sequence ATGACCAATGAAGTAAAGCTTGAGATCCGTAATATGACGAAGAAATACAAAAACGGCGACGGGGTTGAAAACATCAATCTAAAGGTAAAAACAGGGGAACTGGTGACACTTCTTGGGCCTTCAGGCTGCGGGAAGACAACGATTCTGCGAACCATCGGAGGATTCCTTGAGTGTACCGAAGGAAGTGTACTTATAGACGATAAAAATATTGAACATCTGCCGCCGGAAAGGCGCCCTACCGCCATGGTGTTTCAAAGCTATAACCTTTGGCCCCATATGACCGTGTATGAAAATATGGAATTTGGTTTGAAGCTGCGAAAGATTCCCAAGGTGGAAAGACGTAGGCAGATTATGGCGATGATGGAACTCGTAAAGATTACCGGCATGGAGAAAAAATATCCGGGCCAAATGTCGGGCGGTCAGCAGCAGCGGGTTGCCATAGCCCGGTCACTCCTGTTGAAACCCGATGTCCTCTTGCTGGATGAACCCTTTTCCGCGCTTGACGCCAAGATACGTTCTCAGATGCGGGAGGAATTACGCAAGATACAACTGGACCTGAATATCACCGTGGTCTTTGTCACTCACGATCAGGAGGAGGCCATGGCCTTATCCGACAGAATTGTGGTGATGAATAAAGGAAGTTTCGAGCAGGTTGGTACCCCCGCTGAAATTTACGATAAGCCGATAAATCACTACGTCGCCGATTTTATCGGCGATATGAACTTCATAGAAATGGAAGATAAAACGATAGCGGTGCGCCCGGAGTATATCACTATCGTTTCTTCTGAGGCGGGGGGGATTGCCGGTACCATTAGGGCCGTTATGATACTGGGGCACTATAGTGAAGTAACGCTGGATACCGAATATGGCATCCTAAAGTCCTTTATCGTCGGTGAAAGTGCCGAGCAATTCCATCCTGGTAAGAAGGTCTCTCTTTCCTATTCAAAGAGCATAGAGTTCTCAAGACGAAAAGGAGGTTAA